Sequence from the Priestia megaterium genome:
ACAGAAGAAATTCATATGAACGCTGCTTTAGAAGAACTAGGCTGTGAAGTTATTGAAACGGACTTAGGAGAATATATCCTGCAAGTAGATGATCACGATCCGCCTTCTCATATCGTAGCTCCTGCGCTTCATAAAAATAAAGAACAAATTAGAGATGTATTTCAGGAAAAGCTTTCTTATAAAAAAACAGAAAAACCTGAAGAACTAGCTCTTCATGCCCGGGAAATGCTGAGAAAAGAATTTTTATCAGCAGATATTGGCATCACAGGATGTAATTTTGCGATTGCAGAATCTGGATCTATTTCACTTGTTACCAATGAAGGAAATGCAAGGCTAACGACCGCCCTTCCTAAAACGCAAATTACGGTTATGGGAATGGAACGAATTGTGCCAACATTTGAAGAGTTTGAAGTGTTGGTAAGCCTGTTAACTAGAAGTGCAGTAGGTCAGCGGCTTACAAGTTACGTAACGGCACTTACGGGACCTAGACTTCCAGGAGAAGTAGACGGACCAGAAGAATTTCACCTAGTGATTGTAGATAACGGACGATCTGCGATTTTAGGAACTGAGTTTCAATCTGTTTTACAGTGTATTCGCTGTGCGGCATGTGTGAATGTATGTCCCGTGTATCGCCATATTGGAGGACATTCATATGGATCTATTTATTCAGGTCCGATTGGAGCTGTATTATCTCCTTTGCTTGGAGGCTATGAAGACTACAAAGAGCTTCCATATGCCTCAACGCTATGCGCAGCCTGTACAGATGCCTGTCCAGTCAAAATTCCGCTGCATGAGCTATTGCACAAGCACCGTCAGCGAATTGTCGAAAAAGAAGGAAAAGCACCTATTTCGGAAAAGCTGGCGATGAAAGCATTTGGCTTGGGCGCAGCTTCCTCTTCTCTATATACAGTGGGCGCTAAAGTAGCACCGGCAGCTCTTACTCCTTTTATGTCAGGAAGCAGTATTTCCAAAGGGCCTGGTCCATTAAAAGCGTGGACGGAAAGCAGAGAGTTTCCAGCGCCTACAAAAGAGCGCTTACGAGATTGGTTTGATAAAAGGAGTGATGGTGATGAACGGAAGCATTCAAAATAGAGACAATTTTTTAGACAATATTGCTGCTAATCTTAAGCGAAGCAGGCGAACAAGCGGCGTAGTAAAGCCACAATGGAAGCATGCTCCTCAGCATGAGGTCTACCGCAACTATTCGCCGGATCAATTAAAGAAAGAGCTTGAAAACCATTGCGAACGTATTCATACTCGCTATGTAGAAACCTCATCACAACACTTACCAGCTGCCCTTGAGGAAGCCGTAGCGAACTATGGAAATGGTCTTGTCTGCACGTGGAATGATCCTAGGTTTTCCGAATATGGATTGAATCCGCTGATGGAGAAATGGGAAACAAACCGTAACCTTCACGTATGGAATTCAGTAAAAGGCGATGAGAATATTACACTAGCTGAACAAGCAAACGTCGGCATCACGTTCAGTGATTTGACGCTAGCGGAATCTGGAACAGTTGTTTTGTTTAGCAGTGCTGCAAAGGGACGAGCAGTAAGTTTGCTGCCCGCCACTTATATTGCGATCATACCTCAAAGCTCAATTGTCCCTCGCATGACACAAGCCGCTGAAATGATTCATGAAAAAGTAGAGCGAGGAGAAACGATTGCTTCTTGCATTAACTTTATTACGGGACCGAGCAATTCGGCTGATATTGAAATGAATTTAGTAGTTGGTGTGCATGGACCTATTCAAGCAACTTATATTGTAGTGAATGATCGATAGAGGCTGGGACAAACGTATTTTTGTTGAAGGAAAATCCGAACGATGAATCGAGATTCTTAATGAAGAATCAAATTCGTTCGGATTTTTTTATTGGTAGGGTGAACCTAGGTTTCTTGTATGTAGCTGCTTCTAGCTGTTGATTGGAGAGCAAGGCGAAGAATCCTGCGGGAAAAGCGGAATAGGTGAGACCCTGCAGGAGCGGAAGCGACGAGGAGGCTGACCGGCCGCCCGAGGAAAGCGAAGTCTTGCACGGAAATCAACAGCGGTGTAACAATTGATCCATACTAGGGCACTTATCCAATTTGTTCATCTTTAAATTGGATTGATGTAGTTATGTCTCAATCTCTTTTTATTCATGATTTCTTTCTAAATAGCGGGATAATGTGAAGAAATGTCGCATTTTGAATAAACATGCCTAATTTTAAAAAGGTAAAAAGCAAATCTTGTAGAATACTAAGTCTATAGATAAAAGGTGGGGAAATGGGAAGTGCAAAAGAAAGGAGCAATGAGCATGTCACCACACAGAGAATTAACATCTGAAGCTGCGCAAAAGCAGCAAGGTGAATTACAGCAGCTACGAGCTATTTTTAATGACGTATTAGATGCCATTGTCGTATTTGATGAGTATTTTCAAGTTATAAATGCAAATGAATCAGCCTGCGGGCTGTTTGAAAAAACAAAGGATGAGCTATTAACGTATCAAATGAAAGATTTTCTGATGTATTTTCCGTATGACATGATTGAAGCGTATTATCCAGCACTCTTAGAAGAAAGCTATTTCAAATATGAAGGCGCGATGACGCTTCGAAGCGGCATGATGAAACATGTTGAATTTACTTCACACAAACATAGTCACATGTCGGGCATTATTGTGTGTACATTTCGAGATATTACGCAGCACAAAATGATGGAAAATGAACGGTTTATTAGTCATCATATGTTTATGGATGTATTTAATGAAGCGGTAGACGGAATTGTCATTTTTGATCGAACTGGTCAGCTTATCGACGCGAACCCTTCATTTTGCGAAAGATTAAATTATACAAGAGCACAGCTTCTAACCAAAACATTAGAAGAGCTTGTAGAACCTACTTATCATTATAAAGTGAAAAAATTATGGAGAACTCTGCATCAAGAAGGAAAGACAAGCGGCGAGCTACCGATCAGGCTCGAAAATGGAGACGTTACTTTTTTTGAATTTACCACAACCGCTAATATATACAGTCAATACTATATGTCCATTATGAGAGACGTGACGGAAAAACGCCTGATGGAGCAGCAGCTGTTGAGAAGCGAAAAAAATTTCAGGGCTATTTTTGAAAATGCGATTGAAGCGATCTTGATTTGGAGAGACGATGGTGAAATCTTGAACGCTAATCTTGCTTCTTCGCGTGCATTTGAGCTGCCGTTAAATAAATTAATTGGAAGCAATTTGTATACGTTTATCGATACAAAAAGCTTTAGTGCGTTAAAGGTGCTCCAAACGTTTCAAACAAAAGGAGAAATTCGCAATCAGCTTCCTTTTTACATGCCAAATGGAGAAATCAAACAGTTGGAATTCACAGGGAAAAAAGGCATTATAGAAGGAGACCATTTAACCATTTTTCGAAACATCAGTGAACGTACAAAAATCGAACAGGAGCTTCGGAATAACGAAGAGAAATTCAGACAGATTTTTAATGGTTCGATCGATGGATTAGTTTTATGGGACGGCAAGCGAAATATTATTGATGTGAATTCTTCTCTTTGTGATATTCTAGAACTCAGCAAAGAGGAGATTTGTGCGCACTCCATGGAGAATTTTATTTCTTCAGCGAATTTAGATGCGGTGATTGAGCATCAAGAAACGATCGAGCAAAAAGGGGAAGCTGAAGGAGAGATTACGTACGTTACGGGGAACGAAAAAGTTAAAAATATCGAATTCTCTACGAAAAAAGATATCTTGCCAGGTCTATATATGACGCTTTTAAGAGACGTAACGGAACGAAATCAAATGCAGGAGCAGATTCGGAAATCGGATACGCTTCAAGTAGTCGGACAGTTAGCAGCTGGGATTGCACATGAAATCCGCAACCCGATGACAGCTTTAAAAGGGTTTGTTCAGCTGTTAGAAAGCAGCATTCAAGAAGATCACTCTCTTTATTTTGATATTATTAAATCCGAATTAAAAAGAATTGAAACCATTATTACAGAGTTTCTAGTACTCGCTAAGCCACAGGCCGTAAAGTTTGAAAAGAAAAATCTAGATGCGGTTGTTAAAGAAACGATTGATTTATTAAATGCTCAAGCGCTTTTAGAAAATATTCAGTTTGAACTAAGTGTGTCCCCTCAGCTGCCAATGGTGTACTGCGAGCCAAATCAAATTAAGCAAGTACTAATAAATGTAATTAAAAATGCAATCGAAGTCACGTCAAACGGGGGAAGAATTTTTATTGAAGTCTACTCCACAGAGCCGGGTTACGTAACGGTCTCCGTTCGAGATCAAGGAGATGGAATGCCCGAAGAGCGCATCAAGCGCTTAGGAGAACCATTTTATACGACAAAAGAAAAAGGAACGGGACTCGGTTTGATGGTCTCATATAAAATTATCGAAGAACATAAAGGGCGAATTGAAGTGGAAAGCAAAATAGGAGAAGGAACAGCTTTTCATGTTATTCTTCCAGCTTAAATAGAAAGGATAAGCAAGTATGTACTATGGAGAAATGAATTTATTTTCTGATTTGAAAATTTATATTGTAGCCTCGGAAAAAGGGGTTCAACATATTTTATTTGATAGCGATGATCATAATGAGCAGCTTAAAGAACTTGTCCATGACGAGAATTATCACTATGTGAAAGAAGCGAAGCGACAGCTGCAGGATTATGCTGAAGGGCGCATGCTAACATTTGATTTGCCTTTGGATATAAAAGGAACAGACTTTCAAAAAGAAGTGTGGTTAACGCTTAAACATATACCTTATGGACAAACGTGGTCTTATAGTGATGTAGCGGAGTCTGTTAATCGTTCTAAAGCCGTAAGGGCTGTGGGACAAGCGAATCGTCGAAATCCACTGCCTATTATTTTACCTTGTCACCGTGTGATTGGAAAAAATGGAGCTTTAACAGGTTATGCTGGTTCACAAACTCATATAAAAGAGAAACTATTAATGCTTGAAAGAAATGTAGCAAAAGGCGCTCTTTAGTTAAAATAACTATTCACCGTCTAATTTCCAGCCTTCTCCTTGCACAAAAACACCGTCAATTTGCTGAGGAGAAGGGAGGGAATTTAGTTCTTCATCTTTGGATAAATCGAATAGCTGATATTGCTGCTTTCGATTCAGCGCTTTGTTTTTATCCGTTTTTTGCTCTGAACTCATATTTACTCTCCCCTTTATTCAAAAAGAATCCCCTATAATATATGTAGTAAAAGAAGATAGTACTGTTACAATTGTGTTACAAATGCAGTTGAAAACCAGTGCTCAATAAAAAAAGCCGCATAGCAGCGGCTTTTTTTATTGAGCAGATTGCAGCAAAACTTTTTGAATGGATTCAGAAGACGGGGAATGGATAATTCCATGCTCTGTAATAATGGCCGTAATCAGTTCGCTTGGCGTTACATCAAAAGCTGGATTGTACACAGAGATGCCGTCTGGAGCAATTTGTGTATCTCCAATGTGCGTTACTTCTTTAGGTGAACGTTCTTCAATAGGGATGCTGCTTCCGTCTTGAATAGATAAATCAAATGTGGACTGCGGCGCTGCTACGTAAAATGGAATACCGAATGCTTTCGCTAAAAGAGCAAGTCCATATGTTCCAATTTTGTTAGCCGTATCGCCATTTGCTGCAATGCGGTCAGCACCTACAATAATCCCATTAATCTCTTTTGTTTTAATTGTATGAGCAGCCATATTATCCGTAATCAGCGTAACGTCCACTCCCGACTGCTGAAGTTCCCATGCTGTTAAACGAGAACCTTGAAGAACGGGTCTTGTTTCACAGGCAAATACTTCAAGCGGAATATCGCGCTGCTTAGACAAGTGAAAAGGTGCTAAGGCTGTTCCATAATAAGCTGTAGCAATTGAACCAGCATTACATATTGTCATGATTTTATCTTTCTTTTTAAATAAAGAAAGAGCATGATCTCCAATTCGGTAGCACGTTTCTTCATCTTCTACTTGAATTTGAATAGCTTCATGAACAACTTTTGTTTTAGCTTCATTAACGGACGAAGCGGATTCAGCGCTTTTCGCTACGCGTTCCAATGCCCAAAATAAATTGACGGCAGTAGGGCGTGAACTAGCTAAATACTGTTGATCAAGAGCTAGCTTTTTGTTAAATTCCTTGACTGAATCTGTGTCATAGCTAAGCGCAGAAAGAGCAAGACCAAAAGCCGCCGTAATGCCAATTGCAGGGGCTCCGCGTACTTTCAAGGTAGTGATAGCATCCCATACGTCTTTAATGGTTTGCAGCTTAATATATTCAACTTTGCCAGGAAGCTGCTGCTGATCTAATAAAGTAATATATGATTCATTCCATTCCACTGAGCGCGGAAGTGATAGTGTATTTGTCATGCTGATACCGATCCTTTCATTGTGTATATTATTCGTTATCGAAGTAAATGTTCAAATTCATTTGGTGAAACGTCTTGTTGGTGCAGAAGCAAATAGCGTCCAATTTTTAACGCAGTACGTTTAGCGTTAATTTTTCTTTCCTCTGAAGAAATTCCATCTAAGTCCGCCACGTGAGCTAAGCCAATCGTACGTCGAATGATTTCACATCCTGCATATCCAACAGCATCTTGCCACGTTTGCGTTAAAATTTCATGTAATAAGCGCTCATCTTTAGCAAAAGGTTCAGTGTTTTCAGAATGCCAAAGCGCAGTAAAGGTATCTTTGAATACGTTCCATGTGTTAGTAATGTGTGCAAATAAAGGTTCGCGATTTGTTTCTCGAGAAAGAGCATTTAAAAATAAATTCGCAACAAATTGCCCTAAATCGAATCCAAACGGACCGTAAAAAGCAAATTCTGGATCAATCACTTTCGTTTCTTGACTGCTAGCAAAGATGCTGCCTGTATGTAAATCACCGTGGATTAGCGTTTGCGCATTTGTTAAAAATTTATATTTTAATTTTGCTGCTTGTAGCTTTACATCACTATCATTCCACAATTCTTCTACATCAGGACGCAGCGCTTTTTCAAATTCATTTGTATCAATATCAAAAAAAGGATCTGTAAAAACTAAATCTTCCGTAATATTGCATAAGTCCGGGTTGCTGTACTTAACAACTTCTTCTTTTTTATCCTGAGGCTTTAAGGCAAAATCAGACGTTTTGAACGCAATATGTCCTAAAAAAGAACCGATATGCTGTGAGAGTAGAGGATAACTTTCACCTTGAATAAGTCCGGCGCGAGAAATCGTTAAATGAGACAGATCTTCCATGACCGTAACAGCAAGCGTTTCATCGTGGTAATAAACAGCGGGCACAAGTTCTGGCGTAAATGAACCGAATTGCTTGAGCGCATTGCTTTCAATTGTGGCACGGTTCAAGGATAGAGGCCAGCTTTCGCCTACAACTTTTGCATAGGGAAGTGCTTGTTTGACGATAATGGATTTATTCGTTTGATCATTTATGATGTGAAAGACAAGATTTAAGTTGCCGTCACCAATTTCACGGGCAGTCAGTGCTTCTGTGGCATCAAAAAGACCTAGCTTTTTCACAAGTTTGATTGCTGAAATTTCTGTTAAAGGCTGATACTTCTCTGTTTTTGTTGTTGACATCGGAATCCCTCCATAGTTTATTAAACTGATTTGTTTACTAAGTTAATAGGTTTAAGAATATATGGAGGCTTTTATAATTTTAGAAAATATAAAAGCCTCTTTCGTTGGAAAGAGGCTTGATTGTAGTGTTCAAACCTCTTATCTGCCAGAAAGAATTACTTTCTGTTGGAATTAGCACCGTGCCTTTGTAAAACATGTTTTACGGGTGTGATCCACCTTAGGATGGAATGACGGTCGGTTGCTGGGCTTCACAGGGCCAAATCCCTCAGCCAACTCTTGATAAGAGTACGATTACTTATTCAATTTTGATTTGTTTGAATATTTTATGATATCTGGTGAAAATCGTATCATGCAAAAAAACGGCTGTCAATACATAATTAATAAAATTCTGTGCGTCGATCTGTAAAGACAGGAATTTGTTTACGAATTTCTTTTACAAGTTCCAGGTTAACGTCAGCACTTAAAAGTTCTTCGCTATCGCCAGCTTCAGCGATTATTTCTCCCCACGGATCGATGACTAAGGAATGTCCGGCAAATGTGTTATTAGGATCTTGGCCTACACGATTACACGCGATTACATAGCATTGATTTTCGATTGCACGGCTAATGAGCAGTGCTTTCCAGTGGGCAAGTCTTGGAGCCGGCCACTGAGCGACAACAAACAAGACTTCTGCTCCGCTGCTAGTATGAACCCGAATCCATTCTGGAAAACGAATATCGTAACAAATAACTCCTGCGCACAGTGACTGTTCAAGTGTAAAAAGATTTTTTGCTGTTCCTGCTTCGAGATAGAGGTGCTCATCCATTAATTTAAATAAGTGCAGTTTACTGTATTGTGATACTTCACGACCTTTTCGGTCAAAAATATACATCGTATTCGTGACGCCTTGCTCTGTTTTTTTCGCGATCGAACCTGCCACAATATTTACTTCGTTCGTTTTAGCAAATTGAGAAATTAATTGCTTGGCTTGCTGTCCTTCATCATCTGCAATTTCGTCTAGCCGCGTCAAATCATAAGCTGTATCCCATAGCTCAGGAAGCACAAGGATATCAGGGTTTTCTTTCAGGGCTTCCGTCATTTTTTGTTCGATATATTTTCGGTTTTTAGTTGGGTTTCCAAACGCAATATCAAGCTGCA
This genomic interval carries:
- a CDS encoding LutB/LldF family L-lactate oxidation iron-sulfur protein, which produces MSMKIGNDQFKKRVDDGVNNAFMRFAVSSAQERLRSRRLDAAEELGNWEEWRALGEEIRQHTLENLDYYLEQLTDNVAKRGGHVFFAQTAEEANEYIKNVARKKQAKKVVKSKSMVTEEIHMNAALEELGCEVIETDLGEYILQVDDHDPPSHIVAPALHKNKEQIRDVFQEKLSYKKTEKPEELALHAREMLRKEFLSADIGITGCNFAIAESGSISLVTNEGNARLTTALPKTQITVMGMERIVPTFEEFEVLVSLLTRSAVGQRLTSYVTALTGPRLPGEVDGPEEFHLVIVDNGRSAILGTEFQSVLQCIRCAACVNVCPVYRHIGGHSYGSIYSGPIGAVLSPLLGGYEDYKELPYASTLCAACTDACPVKIPLHELLHKHRQRIVEKEGKAPISEKLAMKAFGLGAASSSLYTVGAKVAPAALTPFMSGSSISKGPGPLKAWTESREFPAPTKERLRDWFDKRSDGDERKHSK
- a CDS encoding LutC/YkgG family protein, whose protein sequence is MNGSIQNRDNFLDNIAANLKRSRRTSGVVKPQWKHAPQHEVYRNYSPDQLKKELENHCERIHTRYVETSSQHLPAALEEAVANYGNGLVCTWNDPRFSEYGLNPLMEKWETNRNLHVWNSVKGDENITLAEQANVGITFSDLTLAESGTVVLFSSAAKGRAVSLLPATYIAIIPQSSIVPRMTQAAEMIHEKVERGETIASCINFITGPSNSADIEMNLVVGVHGPIQATYIVVNDR
- a CDS encoding PAS domain S-box protein, which produces MSPHRELTSEAAQKQQGELQQLRAIFNDVLDAIVVFDEYFQVINANESACGLFEKTKDELLTYQMKDFLMYFPYDMIEAYYPALLEESYFKYEGAMTLRSGMMKHVEFTSHKHSHMSGIIVCTFRDITQHKMMENERFISHHMFMDVFNEAVDGIVIFDRTGQLIDANPSFCERLNYTRAQLLTKTLEELVEPTYHYKVKKLWRTLHQEGKTSGELPIRLENGDVTFFEFTTTANIYSQYYMSIMRDVTEKRLMEQQLLRSEKNFRAIFENAIEAILIWRDDGEILNANLASSRAFELPLNKLIGSNLYTFIDTKSFSALKVLQTFQTKGEIRNQLPFYMPNGEIKQLEFTGKKGIIEGDHLTIFRNISERTKIEQELRNNEEKFRQIFNGSIDGLVLWDGKRNIIDVNSSLCDILELSKEEICAHSMENFISSANLDAVIEHQETIEQKGEAEGEITYVTGNEKVKNIEFSTKKDILPGLYMTLLRDVTERNQMQEQIRKSDTLQVVGQLAAGIAHEIRNPMTALKGFVQLLESSIQEDHSLYFDIIKSELKRIETIITEFLVLAKPQAVKFEKKNLDAVVKETIDLLNAQALLENIQFELSVSPQLPMVYCEPNQIKQVLINVIKNAIEVTSNGGRIFIEVYSTEPGYVTVSVRDQGDGMPEERIKRLGEPFYTTKEKGTGLGLMVSYKIIEEHKGRIEVESKIGEGTAFHVILPA
- a CDS encoding methylated-DNA--[protein]-cysteine S-methyltransferase translates to MYYGEMNLFSDLKIYIVASEKGVQHILFDSDDHNEQLKELVHDENYHYVKEAKRQLQDYAEGRMLTFDLPLDIKGTDFQKEVWLTLKHIPYGQTWSYSDVAESVNRSKAVRAVGQANRRNPLPIILPCHRVIGKNGALTGYAGSQTHIKEKLLMLERNVAKGAL
- the mtnA gene encoding S-methyl-5-thioribose-1-phosphate isomerase — translated: MTNTLSLPRSVEWNESYITLLDQQQLPGKVEYIKLQTIKDVWDAITTLKVRGAPAIGITAAFGLALSALSYDTDSVKEFNKKLALDQQYLASSRPTAVNLFWALERVAKSAESASSVNEAKTKVVHEAIQIQVEDEETCYRIGDHALSLFKKKDKIMTICNAGSIATAYYGTALAPFHLSKQRDIPLEVFACETRPVLQGSRLTAWELQQSGVDVTLITDNMAAHTIKTKEINGIIVGADRIAANGDTANKIGTYGLALLAKAFGIPFYVAAPQSTFDLSIQDGSSIPIEERSPKEVTHIGDTQIAPDGISVYNPAFDVTPSELITAIITEHGIIHSPSSESIQKVLLQSAQ
- the mtnK gene encoding S-methyl-5-thioribose kinase, which gives rise to MSTTKTEKYQPLTEISAIKLVKKLGLFDATEALTAREIGDGNLNLVFHIINDQTNKSIIVKQALPYAKVVGESWPLSLNRATIESNALKQFGSFTPELVPAVYYHDETLAVTVMEDLSHLTISRAGLIQGESYPLLSQHIGSFLGHIAFKTSDFALKPQDKKEEVVKYSNPDLCNITEDLVFTDPFFDIDTNEFEKALRPDVEELWNDSDVKLQAAKLKYKFLTNAQTLIHGDLHTGSIFASSQETKVIDPEFAFYGPFGFDLGQFVANLFLNALSRETNREPLFAHITNTWNVFKDTFTALWHSENTEPFAKDERLLHEILTQTWQDAVGYAGCEIIRRTIGLAHVADLDGISSEERKINAKRTALKIGRYLLLHQQDVSPNEFEHLLR
- a CDS encoding carbon-nitrogen family hydrolase, with the protein product MSVKITCLQLDIAFGNPTKNRKYIEQKMTEALKENPDILVLPELWDTAYDLTRLDEIADDEGQQAKQLISQFAKTNEVNIVAGSIAKKTEQGVTNTMYIFDRKGREVSQYSKLHLFKLMDEHLYLEAGTAKNLFTLEQSLCAGVICYDIRFPEWIRVHTSSGAEVLFVVAQWPAPRLAHWKALLISRAIENQCYVIACNRVGQDPNNTFAGHSLVIDPWGEIIAEAGDSEELLSADVNLELVKEIRKQIPVFTDRRTEFY